ATGCTCTAATTATTGCTCATACTGTGTGGTTCCGTTTGTGCGTGGTGAAGAAATATCAAGACCTTTTAATGAGATAATTTCAGATATTAAAAAATTAATAAATTCGGGAAGAAAAGAAATAACACTACTCGGCCAGAATGTAAATTCCTATTGTAGCCGAGCATTCAGTCCCAACGACACTGAAGCCCATAAAGGGCTGAAGTGTCGTCTACAAGGGACTTCATGCTCGGAAATAGATTTTGCAGATTTATTAAGGGAAGCAAATGAAATCTCGGAAATTGAAAAAGTAGATTTTTTAACAAGTCATCCAAAGGATTTCACAGATAAAATTATTGATGCAATTTTACAATGTAAAAAAGTATCACGAATTATTCATCTGCCGGTTCAATCCGGTTCTAACAGGATTTTGGAACTAATGAACCGCGGATATACCGCAGATTATTATTTAGCGCTTATTCAAAAAATCAGACAAAAAATACCGAAAGTTAGTTTTACAACAGATATTATCGTTGGGTTCCCGACGGAAACAGAAGCAGATTTTTGTCAAACCTTAAAACTCATAAACGAAGTTGGTTTTGTTTCTGCATTTACATTCAAGTATTCACCGAGAGAAAACACAAAAGCATTTTCTATATCTGACGATGTCCCGCTTGAAATAAAGAAAGCACGACTCCAAAAATTAAACATTTTAATTCAGAACATTAGAACATTAGAACATCAGAACAGCATTTGTTATGTCTAAACTTACACCGTTAATGGCTCAATATCAGCGAATAAAAGCAAGTCATAAAGATTCTATTCTATTTTTTCGGCTGGGCGATTTTTATGAGATGTTTTATGACGATGCTAAAATTACCTCTAAGGTTCTACGGCTTACACTTACCGCTCGCCAAAATGCGCCGATGTGTGGAATCCCGTATCACTCTTATAAATACTATGTTGCCCGTCTAATAAAAGAGGGCTACAGCGTTGCAATCTGCGAGCAGATGGAAGATCCATCAAAAGTGAAAAGATTGGTCAAACGAGAGGTTGTACGAGTAATTACATCTGGAACCGTTTTAGAAGATAATCTTTTAGAGGCAAAAACGAATAATTTTTTATGTGCAATTTATTTAACCGGAACAAATCTTTCAGTTGCATTTGTTGATATTTCAACCGGCGATTTTTTTTATCAGACAATTGATGACAACCTGCAATACAGGAAATTAAACCTTCAACTTGCAAGATTCACGCCAGCTGAAATAATACTTCCAAAATCAGAACAAGGAAACGATAATCTGATAAAAGCGATAAGAAAAGAAAAAACAGTTTTAAATTTTATAGAAAACATATTTTTTTCGCCAGAAATTGCTGATGAAAAATTATCAAAATTTGAAATGGCAGATGCAGAAAATGATAATGCCAAAATTGTTTGCACGGCAATTATTTCTTACATAGAAAAAACTCAATCAAGCGTTATAGTTAACTTAAAAAAAATAAGAAAAATTTCACAGACCGATTCTATGGTGCTGGATGAACTGGCAATAAAAAACCTTGAACTTGTAGAGGGTATTTCATCAAGAACACGAAGTGGCTCGCTGTTTGAGATAATGGATAAAACAACTACAGCAATGGGCGGCCGGCTTTTAAGAAAGTCCATTTTAGAACCGCTTTTAAACATAAAAACTATTTCTGATAGATACGATGCGGCTGACTTTTTTATCACAAACGGCCTTCTGCGGTTAGAAATCAGGGAAATATTAAAAAACTGTCAGGATATAGAACGGCTGTTGTCAAAAATTTCAGCACAGACGGCAAATGCACGAGATTTAGTTGCGTTAAAAAAAAGTTTAATGCTAATACCTCAAATCAAAAATAAAATTCAGGATGCATTAAACCCGTCGGTATTTCTTGGAAGTTCT
This Elusimicrobiota bacterium DNA region includes the following protein-coding sequences:
- a CDS encoding MiaB/RimO family radical SAM methylthiotransferase yields the protein MPNQEPKKSCKFFAPKVFIRTYGCQMNVADSDSIVGCLLNNGYIQCEKPEDANLIVVNTCTVRQHAEDRVLSYIGRLRKLKIKNQKSKIIVLGCVASRLKDTLKKQFPFVDEVIPAYDIQKFPQLFGFSNYLTTYPPIHLSSFVPISRGCSNYCSYCVVPFVRGEEISRPFNEIISDIKKLINSGRKEITLLGQNVNSYCSRAFSPNDTEAHKGLKCRLQGTSCSEIDFADLLREANEISEIEKVDFLTSHPKDFTDKIIDAILQCKKVSRIIHLPVQSGSNRILELMNRGYTADYYLALIQKIRQKIPKVSFTTDIIVGFPTETEADFCQTLKLINEVGFVSAFTFKYSPRENTKAFSISDDVPLEIKKARLQKLNILIQNIRTLEHQNSICYV